The DNA window CATTCCATATTAATGCTTATCAGGCAAGTGTTAAATGATAAACCTAAAGTCGAAATACAATACGCACGGGCGGTTAAACCTATGGGAAACCCTGAAGCCCAAAGGATGATGTATGAGGTTTTTGAAACAGCCGATGAATGGTGGCGAGGCCTGGGGTTTTTAAAAAACAGCGGGCTGAAACCCAAACACAAATATTACGAATTTGACGCCAGAAAGGTATTTGACATCCCAACATTCAAGGAAACAGACCCCAAAGGCTGCATTTGCGGCGAAATATTAAAGGGATTAAAAACACCTCACCAGTGCAAATTATTTGCCAGGACCTGCACTCCAGTCAATCCTGTGGGGGCCTGCATGGTATCAACCGAAGGAGCTTGCCAAACCTGGTTCAATTATGAAGGAAAAAACTGACAGTATATTATTAAGCCACGGAAGCGGCGGAAGCCTCATGCACGAACTAGTCAGGGATGTGTTTATCAAACATTTCGACAACGCCATTCTGGGCCTTGAAAATGATGCGGCAGTGTTTAAGGCTTCAAACTCCAATATTGCCTTTACTACTGATTCATTTGTGGTTGACCCTGTCTTTTTTCCGGGTGGCGACATAGGCAAACTAGCTATTTGCGGAACCATTAACGACTTGGTAGCGGTTGGTGCCAAACCATATTGCCTGAGCGCAGGATTTATTCTTGAAGAGGGGTTTCCTTTGAAGGAATTGGAAAGAATCGTTGCTAATATGGCAACGATTGCCAAGTTGGCTGGGGTATTTATTGCTGCCGGCGATACCAAGGTGGTGGAAAAAGGGAAATGCGATAAAATCTTTATCAATACCTCGGGTATCGGGGTTTTTCCGGAAGCGAATGTGCCGCTTTTCTCAAAAAAAACAATAAAGCCGGGAGATCAAATTATCATTAACGGCTTCCTTGGCGACCATGGCATGGCCGTAATTGCCGCCCGCAACGAGTTAGAACATGCCATCAGTTTTCAGTCTGATTGTGCCCCACTCAACTTATTGCTTGGTGAATTATTGAAGGTGGATCTCGGTATAAAGTTCATGCGCGACCCTACCAGAGGAGGGCTCGCAACCACCCTTTGCGAGATTTGTGAAGGTTTGGACATTGGGATAAAAATATTTGAAGATAAGGTACCTGTAAGGGCATCAGTACAAGGCCTCTGCGACTTGCTTGGCTTTGACCCGCTTTATGTGGCAAACGAAGGGAAAATGCTGATAGTGGCAAAAAAAGGAAGCGAACAAAACCTCCTGAGTAAACTCAGGAAGAATCCTCTGGGAAGAAATGCAGCCATTATCGGCGAAGTAATTAGTGAAAATAAAGGGTTGGTAACTCTTCAAACCTCCATCGGGGGCACCAGAATTGTGAATATGCTGTCGGGTGAGCAATTGCCCAGGATTTGTTAATCAGTCTCTACGAAATGCACGAACTTGGAATTGCATTGCGCATTGCAGAAATAGCAACAAGGATTGCCAGGCAGGAAGGATTGCTTAAAGTAGATTTGGTCCATGTTGAAGTGGGCGAACTGTCTGGAATTGTCCCTGAAGCCTTATTGTTCTCTTTTGAAAGCGCCACAAAAAACAGCTTCCTGGAGAAGGCCAAACTGAAAATCAACCTGATCTCGGCCGCTGCAAGATGCAATAAATGCCAAAGAGAATTCAGCCCTGGCGGTTTTTTTTCGCTCTGCCCTGGTTGTGGAGAAAATGATTGCGAAATCATTGCTGGGAAAGAGCTTTTTATTAAATCGATCGTCTCCGAAAATGGGAAATAGCAACACACCTAACAAAAAAAAATTCTGTCATGTGTCAGACATGTGGTTGTGAAGGAAAAGAGAACATGGTTACCATTGGGAAGCCTGTCAATTTTGAGCCCAAAAAACAGGGGAAAAAACCGGAAAGGGCCCCTGCAGCCCCGTCACCTTTCCCTTGGGAAAACCTGAAAATCGATCGTCCTGCAAAAGACCCGGGGTCTGAAAAAACGAGAGAAATTGAAGTAGTGGAAAACCTGTTGGGCGAGAATGATGCAGCGGCTTTGGAGAATCGCAAATATCTTATTGGCCGGAAAATCTTTTCTCTGAATTTGATGGGCTCACCTGGTTGCGGAAAAACAACCTTCATAATAAAAACCATCGAGGCTCTGAAAAGTGAAATGGTAATATATGTGATTGAGGGCGATCAGTTTGGCTCGCTTGACGCCAAAAGGATCAGCGCAACCGGAGCTAGGGTAATCCAGATTAATACCGGGAATGGCTGTCATCTTGATGCACGCTCAGTGGGAAAAGCACTGAAAGAACTTGGACCTCAGGAACACTCCCTCCTTTTTATTGAAAATGTGGGGAACCTGGTTTGCCCCGCGCTTTTCGACCTGGGCGAAAACCTTAGAACCGTCATGCTCAGCGTTACTGAGGGCGACGATAAACCCATAAAGTATGCGCCAATGTTTCACGGGGCAAGCACTTGCTTGATAAATAAAACCGATCTGGTTGATTTTGTTGACTTTGACCTTGAAATTGCAAGGGAAAACCTGCGGAAAATCAACCCAAGGCAAAAGGTAATTTCCCTTTCGACCAAAAGCGGGAACGGGATGGAAGAATGGCTAACTTATATCCGGAAAGAGATCAAGGCATTAAAGCCCCAGGAAGGCAATACTGACCCCGCATAAAAACAGGGTAAATCCCGCCAGGGCATGCATATATCTTTCTGCCCAGCCCCACCTGATCGATCTGGCACCGGCATATGCAAGTCCAACCAAAAGGGTCATGGTGCCTACAGTAAAAAGCATGAAGGTGAGCGATACTGCTAACACGCCCGCTGTGCTGAGTTTGGCAGCCGGATACATCAGCAGAGGGATCAGGGGCTCACAAGGTCCGAAAATAAAAATCACGAAAAGAATCCAGAGGCTCATGTTTTTCTTTTCGGATTGCAATACCTGACCCTTCATGTCTCCTTTGGTGGGGACAGTTGCGGAATCCGCATGAGCATGCAGATGGCTGCCTTCATGCGTATGTGTGTGCGAGTGGAAAATACCATCCGGGTGAACATGAAAATGGGAATGGGGCTTGTTTCGCAGGGCTTTTTTCAACCCCCAGGCAAAATAAGCCAGACCCAATCCGATAAAAAGCCATGCAGCAATGTTGCCACGGAGCCCTTCAATCAGTTCGATGCGATGAATGCCAATTCCGATGGCGATGCCGATCAAACCCAAAACCACCGATCCCATCACGTGGCCAATCCCGCATAAAACAGTGATCAGACAGGTTTTCCGGAGCGACCAATTGCCTGCCTTACCCATCATTACAAAAGGAACATAATGATCCGGGCCAAACACTGTGTGAATGAGTCCAAGGGAGGCCGCACTGGCCAGTAATACCATCATTTCCTGTTCAGCCATAACCTCAAGATTTAATAAAAAAAATCAATGCAAAGAATAAAAATCAACAGAAATAAAACATGACTAAAGTCATATACAGCAAAATTCCTTACATTTATTCTGAAAAACTGAAAAAAAGACCTAATGGCTCATCGCTATTTTGCCTGGTTAAGTTACGATGGCTCAGTATACAGCGGGTGGCAGATCCAGCCCGGCTCGCCCACAGTGCAGCAAACCCTCAACAACGCTTTGTCCATCCTGCTGCGCGAAGACGTCCAAACAACTGGAGCAGGCCGCACTGACGCCGGCGTCCATGCCACGACCTTTGCAGCCCATTTTGATACGGAAAAGAAACCAGAAGAGCTTAATCTCCCGCAGCTTGTCTATAAGCTTAACCGCATATTGCCTTCCGACATTGCCATCCATCGCGTTGAAGCCGTTTTCCCGGATGTACACGCCCGTTTCAGTGCTTTAAGCCGGACCTATCATTATTATATCTGCACCCGCAAAGACCCTTTCCAGGGAGGACGATCCTGGTTGTTCGAACGAAAGCTTAAGCTCGAAGCCATGCAGCAGGCGGCTGACCTCCTGACAGCTTATGAAGATTTTGAAAGCTTTTCAAAAATCAACACCCAGGTTAAAACATTCCTGTGTAAAATAAGTAAGGCACAATGGGAAAAGGAAGATGGCATGCTGCGGTTTGAGATCACTGCCGACCGTTTCCTGCGCAATATGGTAAGGGCCATCGTTGGTACCCTGGTGGAAGTGGGGCTCGGGAAGATCACGCCAAATGATTTTGCGGATATCATAGAAAGCAAAGACCGCAGCCAGGCTGGCTATTCTGCCCCCGCTTGCGGTCTTTTTCTGAAGGAAATTCGGTATCCTCCCGATATTTTACTCAAATAAGTCCTGATTCAGACCTTAAAACGGCCCTTAACCCTCGAAATCCTGTCCTTCATCGAGCGTTTGTCTTTCCTGTCTTTCGCTGCCCTGGTATCACCAAGGAGAAAGCCATAGGGCTCCATTCCAGGAATCTCATCAAAAATGACCTTCAGGACAGCCATACCGGGAATAAAAAGAATCATTCCGGTAAATCCCCAGATGAAATTGCCCACAAACAAAGCCACAATGGTCATAAAGGGATTCATTGAGACCCTGCCGCCCACGATTTTGGGGGTGAAAAAATTTCCTTCGGCCTGCTGGATAATGTAAAAGGACAGGAAAACCCCTACTGGATACCACAGGGAATCTTTTGTAAGCAAGGCAAATAAAATAGGAAGCGTCGAGCCAATCAGGGGTCCTACATAAGGAATCACGTTTAGCATGGCAGCAAAAAGGGCAAACATCAAGGCATGCCTGATGCCCAATAATAACAGGGCGATGGTGTTAAGCGTGGCAAGAATTAGGATTACGATGAACATCCCCACGATATAGTTCTGAACCACCTTCTTGATCTTTTCCGTTGCATTTTTGACCTTATCCCGGTGCTTATCAGCGAAAGCCATCATCAGGAACTCGATGAGGAAATGCCTGAAATAAAGAAAAAGAAAAATATAAATTGGCAGGATGAACAAGATGGTCAGGGAAGATGCCGTGTTAATAGCTCCTTGGGTAATGGAAGAAATATTATCACTTAAATACTGAAAGAAATTGTCTTTAAGGCTGTCAATGGAAATGGGAACCAAACCCTCAATATGTTTTTCCACAAACCCATTGACCTGTTCTATCAATTGACCAACCCGCTGCTCGATGGCACCCAGGTCAGACCCAAAGCTGATCAGCTGGTTGTATATGACATAAATCAGGCCGGAAAGAAGAATCAGCAAAACCAATAGACTCAGGATGGCAGCAATCGCCTTGGGAATTCTTTTCCGTTCAAACCATCCCGTAAGGGGGCTAACCAGCACGGCCAAAAGACCTGATATTAGCAGGGGCACCAGGACAGATTTTGCCTCAATCATCACGAAGACCGTCAGCACGATGCCCAATAGCACCAGGGTCAGTTTGGCATATAGAGGGAGTTTAACTTCCATAGGATGAAATTATTAGGGATCCAAACTACTTAAATAAAGGAGGATGCTTTTGATGATGGCCTGAATAATCCTGCCATGCTGAAGCCAGAGTCACTAGTTTTCCCTCTTCAAAAAGATTGCCGATGAAAGAAATGCTGGTAGGGCTGCCACTGGCATTGAAGCCATTGGGCGCCACCAGGCAGGGATTGCCTGTCAGGTTGGTCACCAGCAACTGGCTTCCTCCGTAAGAAGGCGTAACAATAACATCATATTCCTTCATCAGGGCATAGACTTCCTCCACCAAAATCTTCCGCAACCTGTTGGCATTAATGTACTCTACCGCCGGGGGGAAGCGCGCCACACGGAAAGTATTGGGCCAGGCATTAGCTCCCTGGGCCACCAGCAGGCTGTCGCGCCCGCTAACGGTAAGTTCGTCAAAGGCAGCAGCAGCTTCTGCCGTCAGGATAATCCTGAGGGCCGACACCGGAACGGAAAAGTCCCATTCCACCTCTTCCAGTTCGATGCCCATCTGCTGAAGGTCGGCCAGCACCTGCTGATCATTTTCCTTGCCGGGATAGGTTTCATCAAAAAACGCCTTGATATAACCCACCTTGAAGTTTGATAAATCTGCCCGCGGGGGCACATCATAAGCTGCGTCAACGGTTGTAACATCCCCGCGGTCTTTGCCTGCGATGGCTTCCAATACAATGGCACAATCATACGCGCTACGGGCAATGGGCCCTATCTTGTCCATGCTCCAGCTCAGGGCCATGGCACCATCACGGCTCACCCGCCCGAAGGTGGGCCGCAAGCCTGTCGTGCCGCAGCGTGTGGAAGGTGAAACAATGCTCCCAAGGGTTTCCGTGCCTATGGCAAAAGGCAAAAGGCCTGCCGAAACGGTTGAAGCGGCACCAGCGGAAGAGCCGCTGGAACCTTGCTCAAGATTCCAGGGGTTTTTGGTCACACCTCCAAACCAGATGTCGCCCATGGCCAGCGCACCCAAGGTCAGCTTGGCTACGAGGATTGCTCCGGCTTCATCCAGCTTACGAATCACTGTGGAAGTGTGTTCAATTTGCTGATCTTTATAGGGCATGGCACCCCAAGTGGTTTTATAGCCTTCCACGGCCAAAAGATCCTTGGCCCCATAAGGGATGCCGTGAAGCGGTCCACGATAGCGACCCATCGCCAGCTCGCGGTCAGCGTGCCGGGCCTGTGCCAGGGCCGTCTCACTGGTGAGGCTCACCACGGCTTCAAGCGTGTCACCATATTGCTCCAGCCTTTCAATGAAAAATTGAGTCAATTCTTCTGAACTGATCTTACGGCTGTAAATCAGCGAAGCCAACTCAGGAATGGAATAAAACGCCAGCTCATTTCTGTCAGCAGGAAGGGGAATATCTTCAGGAATATCCCATTGGATGGCCCCCCGTGGGATCGGGGGCTGGTATCCTGCAGGAAGGGGATCAAATACCAGTGCGGGGGCTACTGCATTGTTCAACTCAAACGACCGGATCTCCTCATAGGCGTTCCGGTTCATTTCCAGACTGCGGATCATCATCTCATGCTGGTCACTTTTGAATTCAAGGCCAATAAGCCTCCCAGCCTGCTCTACCAATGCAGCCGTGATGGAATGATCGACCCGGGCAGCGGCAAAACCAAAAAAGAAGGCCGTCAACAGCAACAGGGGTAATACTTTACGCTTCATATCAGTAGGTTTGGTTCAGGGGGCTAATTTAATGAATTATGGCTGAATAATTTGACCTGTGGCTTCCGGATTTCATTTTATGGGCTAATTTTGAGAAAAATTATCCCGGAGGGCAAGCCTCCGGCTCAAACCATATCCCATGAGACGCTTTTCAATCCAAAACCTGAACCTGTTGATCATAGCTATCCTTTCTCTGGCATCCTGCTCACAACCCGAAAAAGGCACAATGCTTCTGACCGAAAACTGGCAATTCCGCCAGGCAGGCGATGATACCTGGCTCGAGGCCAGGGTCCCGGGAACAATACACGATGACCTGCTCAATCACAACCTTATTCCCAATCCTTTTATTGGATATAACGAGGACCAGGTGCAGTGGGTCGAAAAAGAAGACTGGGAATACCTTACCCACTTCCGTGTTCCGGGATCCTTGCTGGATGAGGATGTGATCGTCCTTGAATTTGAAGGCCTCGACACCTATGCCGATGTTTACCTGAACGGAGAGATGATTCTCGAAGCTGATAATATGTTCCTGGGCTGGGAGGTCAATGTAAAAGGCCATCTTAAAAGCGGTGAGAACGAATTGAGGATCTATTTTCACTCGCCGGTGAAAAGGGGCCTGGAAAAGCAGAAGCAACTTGATTACCTACTTCCGGCCGATAATGAACAAGCCCCTCCCGAAGAACGAACCGTGGTCTTCACTCGCAAGGCGCCCTTTCATTACGGCTGGGACTGGGGACCGAGGCTGGTCACAAGTGGAATCTGGCGTCCGGTGAGCCTGAAAGCCTGGAGCCACGGCCGCATTACGGAGCCCTACCTTTATACCGAAAACCTGGAAGAGAACCTTGCAACGCTAAAAATGAAAATGGTCCTCGAACTGAGCCAGGGCGGCGACTATACCCTGATCACCCGGATGGATAGACAGGAAGTGGCCCGCCTGCCTCTGCCTGGGATGCGCGAAGGAGCCTTTCCTGTTGACCAAACCATCCCGGTAACGAACCCGAAACTTTGGTGGAGCAACGGGAAGGGCGAGCCCTATTTGTACCCTGTGGAGTTTATCCTGGAAAAGGATGGCAAAACTGTTGATACATTCCAACTTGACTTTGGCATCCGAACCCTGCGCCTGGTGCAGGAGCCTGACGAAGTTGGACACAGTTTTTATTTTGAGCTGAACGGGGTTCCGGTATTTATGAAAGGCGCCAATGTGATCCCTTCTGAGACGCTAACACCAAGACTGACGAGAGAAAGCTACGAACACCTGATCGGCGATGCCGTGGCCGCTCATATGAATATGGTCCGCGTTTGGGGTGGAGCCGTTTACCCGGATAATGAATTCTACCAGGTTTGTGACGAGAACGGGATTCTCGTATGGCAAGACTTTATGTTTGCCTGCGCCCTGCAACCCGGTGATGAGGCCCATCTCGAAAACATCCGAAAAGAAGCCGAATACAATGTGAAACGCCTTCGCAACCACGCCAGCCTGGCCCTTTGGTGCGGCAACAACGAAAATCTGCACGGCTGGCATCACTGGGGCTGGAATGAGGCTTACAGCCCCGAGATGACCGATTTCCTCTGGCGCACCTACGAAAAGATCTTTTATGAGATTCTTGCAGAGGCCGTCTGGAAATATGATCCCAAGACCCACTACCACTCCTCATCTCCTTCCTCGGTGGGCAATACGCTGGCCGACCGCCGCTCGGGCGACGAACACGACTGGACCGTTTATTTCCAGCAGGCACTCTTCAGCAATTATGAGAAAAACGTGCCCCGCTTTGTCAGCGAATATGGGATTCAGTCCTTCCCTGCCTTGGAGACCATCCGGTATTTTGCTGGTGATGATTCGCTTTACCTCGATGCCCCCATCCTGGACCATCGCCAGCGGAGCCGCATGGAATGGAAGGAACCCGGATTCAGCGGCAACCAGATGATGGAATGGTATGCTGAGCAATATTTTCCCTAGACTCAATCGTTTGAAGAACTGGCCTATGTCACCCAACTGGTGCAAGCTCTCGCTTACAAAACCGCCCTGGAGTCACACCGCAGACACATGCCCCACTGCATGGGCTCGCTCTACTGGCAGCTCAACGACTGCTGGCCCACGCAATCATGGTCGACGGTTGATTACTTCGGCCGCTGGAAGGCCAGTCACTACGCTGCCCGCAATGCCAATGAGGCCGTCATTGCAAGCATTGCACTGGAAGAGGATGGTCTGAAGGTCTATGTGGTTTCTGATCTTTTACAAGCTGTTCCGGCAGAGCTTCAGTTGACTTTCATCACACCCGGGGGCGAGCGATTGAAAGAAGTTACCCTCGACCTGGATGTGCAACCCAATCAAAGCCAGGTGGCCTTTGAAACCAGCCTGCAAAGCCTTTTCAGCGAGCCTGTTAAGGAATGGATTCTCCACACCCATATCACCGGCGAGGGCATTGACCACGAGAACCACTATGCACCCTTCCTGCCAAAAGATATGGAGTTCCCGCCGGTTCGCCTTGATTACCGGGTAACGCGCGTGGATGGAGAATACGAGATTGAACTGCGATCCAAAGGTCTGATCCAGGGGCTTTCCATTGCCACCGAAACCGAAGGCATCCGCCTTTCGGATAACTTCTTTGACCTGTTGCCCGGCATCCCCAAGGTGATCAAAGTGCCCGGCAACAAATCACCCGGAACACTGAAGTTCACCAGTCTGAACAGCATCCGGGCCGGAGAGCCTCAGCAGGTCTTCGAAAAAGAATAAACCCGGAAAAGGCTGCCGAAAAACAGAACGGCAGTCTTGTTCATTTCCCCCTTCCCACTAAGGAACGCTATCCTTTTCCAGAGGTATTTATTCCTTCAACAGCAGCCAGGGTTCTCATTGAAAATAGTGTGACAATTGACCCCAAAGAGGGAGTTAAGTCGGGTTTTAGTCGGGTTTTAGTCGTTTTAAAACGACTAAAACCCGACCAAACCTATACCATGGTCCCTCTATCCAGCAACGAAATGGAATATCAAAAAGGCAGGATCATTCAATGGCAGCCCCGAATAAACCGGACCGCCCCTTTTCTTTCTATATCACACCAAAAAATAGGGTAGCAGAACCAACAGAATTACATTCAGGCCGACATTCCCAAAACCCTTTTGGCTGATTCTAACCTTTTTCTTTCCAAATTCTGTGTTTAACCGGTGTTTAACCGGTGTTTAACCGTTTAAAACCGGTTAAACACCGGTTAAACTATGGTTGAAGTAAGAAGATGCCATCTCTTAAAACAGAACTGGCTTTAAATGAAAAAGGCGGGAAATTCTGCTGAATCTCCCGCCAAGTATAAAAAGAATGCCAGGATGAACCGGATTATTTCATCCCGATCCGGTAGCTTAATTTGACCAGGAAAATGTTGGTACCCTTTTCTTTAAACAAATTTCTGGCATCGGGATAGAAGTCCATTTCTCCGTTATTATCAAACGCATTCCGGTTTTGACTCCACACCAGGAAAAGGGTTGATCCCGGGCTATACTCCCAGCGGATCACCAGGTTTGAGAGGAATTCACGAAAGTGAAAGTCTGGTTTTTCAAAACTGTAATCATAATCTCCTTCAAGGTCTTCGTTGATGTAATAATCGTCTTCATCCCAGGAA is part of the Bacteroides sp. genome and encodes:
- the hypE gene encoding hydrogenase expression/formation protein HypE is translated as MKEKTDSILLSHGSGGSLMHELVRDVFIKHFDNAILGLENDAAVFKASNSNIAFTTDSFVVDPVFFPGGDIGKLAICGTINDLVAVGAKPYCLSAGFILEEGFPLKELERIVANMATIAKLAGVFIAAGDTKVVEKGKCDKIFINTSGIGVFPEANVPLFSKKTIKPGDQIIINGFLGDHGMAVIAARNELEHAISFQSDCAPLNLLLGELLKVDLGIKFMRDPTRGGLATTLCEICEGLDIGIKIFEDKVPVRASVQGLCDLLGFDPLYVANEGKMLIVAKKGSEQNLLSKLRKNPLGRNAAIIGEVISENKGLVTLQTSIGGTRIVNMLSGEQLPRIC
- the hypA gene encoding hydrogenase maturation nickel metallochaperone HypA, whose protein sequence is MHELGIALRIAEIATRIARQEGLLKVDLVHVEVGELSGIVPEALLFSFESATKNSFLEKAKLKINLISAAARCNKCQREFSPGGFFSLCPGCGENDCEIIAGKELFIKSIVSENGK
- the hypB gene encoding hydrogenase nickel incorporation protein HypB produces the protein MCQTCGCEGKENMVTIGKPVNFEPKKQGKKPERAPAAPSPFPWENLKIDRPAKDPGSEKTREIEVVENLLGENDAAALENRKYLIGRKIFSLNLMGSPGCGKTTFIIKTIEALKSEMVIYVIEGDQFGSLDAKRISATGARVIQINTGNGCHLDARSVGKALKELGPQEHSLLFIENVGNLVCPALFDLGENLRTVMLSVTEGDDKPIKYAPMFHGASTCLINKTDLVDFVDFDLEIARENLRKINPRQKVISLSTKSGNGMEEWLTYIRKEIKALKPQEGNTDPA
- the truA gene encoding tRNA pseudouridine(38-40) synthase TruA, which gives rise to MAHRYFAWLSYDGSVYSGWQIQPGSPTVQQTLNNALSILLREDVQTTGAGRTDAGVHATTFAAHFDTEKKPEELNLPQLVYKLNRILPSDIAIHRVEAVFPDVHARFSALSRTYHYYICTRKDPFQGGRSWLFERKLKLEAMQQAADLLTAYEDFESFSKINTQVKTFLCKISKAQWEKEDGMLRFEITADRFLRNMVRAIVGTLVEVGLGKITPNDFADIIESKDRSQAGYSAPACGLFLKEIRYPPDILLK
- a CDS encoding AI-2E family transporter yields the protein MEVKLPLYAKLTLVLLGIVLTVFVMIEAKSVLVPLLISGLLAVLVSPLTGWFERKRIPKAIAAILSLLVLLILLSGLIYVIYNQLISFGSDLGAIEQRVGQLIEQVNGFVEKHIEGLVPISIDSLKDNFFQYLSDNISSITQGAINTASSLTILFILPIYIFLFLYFRHFLIEFLMMAFADKHRDKVKNATEKIKKVVQNYIVGMFIVILILATLNTIALLLLGIRHALMFALFAAMLNVIPYVGPLIGSTLPILFALLTKDSLWYPVGVFLSFYIIQQAEGNFFTPKIVGGRVSMNPFMTIVALFVGNFIWGFTGMILFIPGMAVLKVIFDEIPGMEPYGFLLGDTRAAKDRKDKRSMKDRISRVKGRFKV
- a CDS encoding amidase — its product is MKRKVLPLLLLTAFFFGFAAARVDHSITAALVEQAGRLIGLEFKSDQHEMMIRSLEMNRNAYEEIRSFELNNAVAPALVFDPLPAGYQPPIPRGAIQWDIPEDIPLPADRNELAFYSIPELASLIYSRKISSEELTQFFIERLEQYGDTLEAVVSLTSETALAQARHADRELAMGRYRGPLHGIPYGAKDLLAVEGYKTTWGAMPYKDQQIEHTSTVIRKLDEAGAILVAKLTLGALAMGDIWFGGVTKNPWNLEQGSSGSSAGAASTVSAGLLPFAIGTETLGSIVSPSTRCGTTGLRPTFGRVSRDGAMALSWSMDKIGPIARSAYDCAIVLEAIAGKDRGDVTTVDAAYDVPPRADLSNFKVGYIKAFFDETYPGKENDQQVLADLQQMGIELEEVEWDFSVPVSALRIILTAEAAAAFDELTVSGRDSLLVAQGANAWPNTFRVARFPPAVEYINANRLRKILVEEVYALMKEYDVIVTPSYGGSQLLVTNLTGNPCLVAPNGFNASGSPTSISFIGNLFEEGKLVTLASAWQDYSGHHQKHPPLFK
- a CDS encoding glycoside hydrolase family 2 protein, translated to MQALAYKTALESHRRHMPHCMGSLYWQLNDCWPTQSWSTVDYFGRWKASHYAARNANEAVIASIALEEDGLKVYVVSDLLQAVPAELQLTFITPGGERLKEVTLDLDVQPNQSQVAFETSLQSLFSEPVKEWILHTHITGEGIDHENHYAPFLPKDMEFPPVRLDYRVTRVDGEYEIELRSKGLIQGLSIATETEGIRLSDNFFDLLPGIPKVIKVPGNKSPGTLKFTSLNSIRAGEPQQVFEKE